In Phoenix dactylifera cultivar Barhee BC4 unplaced genomic scaffold, palm_55x_up_171113_PBpolish2nd_filt_p 000167F, whole genome shotgun sequence, a single window of DNA contains:
- the LOC103713915 gene encoding FT-interacting protein 3-like produces MKLAVEVVDAFDLMPKNGHGSANPFVEVNFDGQRHRTQTKIKDLSPSWNDKFLFNVSDPSDLPNQSIDVSVYHDGDAGGHGHNPHFLGRVRISGASVALSPADTPVLRFPLQKRGLFSHIRGDVGLRVYLLPDSSDPSPSPASVAAAADPVPPSSTPVPNPAVDGDKTTNEKKEKKKPAAEEPRVFYSIGAGGGGGGGLGYEFAQMKQAMGGGAGEKPAAPMGGVVMEERHARAEPPPPAVMQVRAVPGVGPLPPRSGAPEFGLVETRPPLAGRLGYRGGDKISSTYDLAEQMYFLYVNVFKARDLPAMDVTGSLDPYVEVKLGNYKGTTKHLEKNQNPVWRQVFAFSKDSIQANLLEVTVKDKDLGKDDFVGRILFDLTDVPLRLPPDSPLAPQWYKLEDKKGDKVKGEIMLAVWMGTQADEAFPEAWHSDAHGVGVEGMHQTRSKVYFSPKLVYLRVHVIEAQDLVPVDKSRAPSVWLKVQLGGHLRRTRPAPSLNPVWNEEFMFVASEPFDEPLVITAEDKEPLGRLVLPLSAASQRTDHSKLVEARWFSLAKPTSSSEETGDGEKKKEPKFASKVHLRLCLETGYHVLDESTHYSSDLQPAARHLRKPRIGILEVGILSAQNLMPMKAKDGKLTDAYCVAKYGPKWVRTRTILNSLAPRWNEQYSWDVFDPCTVITIAVFDNCHISGSKDDAKDQRIGKVRIRLSTLETDRVYTHLYPLLVLQTSGLKKTGELHLAVRFTCTAWVNMVTLYGKPLLPKMHYVQPIPVIILDNLRHQAMQIVAARLGRAEPPLRREVVEYMLDVDSHMWSLRRSKANFFRITALLSGLAALGRWFNGIRNWRNPITTILVHVLFLILLCSPELILPTIFLYLFMIGLWNYPLRPRRPPHMDTKLSHAELAHPDELDEEFDTFPTGKPPNIVRMRYDRLRSVAGRVQTVAGDLATQGERAQALLSWRDPRATAIFILLSLIVAIILYVTPFQVVAVLVGLYLLRHPKFRSKMPSVPFNFYRRLPAKSDMLL; encoded by the coding sequence atgaagtTGGCGGTGGAGGTAGTGGACGCCTTCGACCTGATGCCCAAAAACGGGCACGGCTCCGCCAACCCCTTCGTCGAGGTGAACTTCGACGGCCAGCGCCACCGCACCCAGACCAAGATCAAAGATCTCAGCCCTTCCTGGAACGACAAATTTCTGTTTAACGTCTCTGATCCGTCCGACCTCCCCAACCAGAGCATCGACGTCTCCGTCTACCACGACGGCGACGCCGGCGGCCACGGCCACAACCCCCACTTCCTCGGCCGGGTCCGCATCTCCGGCGCCTCCGTCGCCCTCTCCCCCGCTGACACCCCCGTCCTGCGCTTCCCTCTCCAGAAGCGCGGCCTCTTCTCCCACATCCGCGGCGACGTTGGCCTCCGCGTCTACCTCCTCCCCGATTCCTCCGACCCCTCCCCATCACCAGCCTCTGTCGCCGCCGCTGCCGACCCCGTCCCCCCTTCTTCCACCCCGGTACCTAACCCGGCCGTCGACGGCGACAAGACTACCaacgaaaagaaggagaagaagaagccggCGGCGGAGGAGCCGAGGGTGTTCTACTCCATCGGcgctggaggaggagggggagggggattgGGGTACGAGTTCGCCCAGATGAAGCAGGCGATGGGTGGCGGCGCGGGGGAGAAGCCGGCAGCGCCGATGGGCGGCGTCGTGATGGAGGAGCGGCACGCGCGGgcggagccgccgccgccggcggtgATGCAAGTCCGCGCGGTCCCCGGCGTTGGGCCTCTGCCGCCGCGCTCCGGCGCGCCGGAGTTCGGCCTGGTGGAGACCCGCCCGCCCCTCGCGGGCCGCCTCGGGTACCGCGGTGGCGACAAGATCTCCTCGACCTACGACCTCGCCGAACAGATGTACTTCCTCTACGTGAACGTTTTCAAGGCCCGCGACCTCCCTGCCATGGACGTCACCGGCTCCCTGGACCCCTACGTGGAGGTGAAGCTCGGCAACTACAAAGGCACCACCAAACACCTGGAGAAGAACCAGAACCCCGTGTGGCGCCAGGTGTTCGCCTTCTCCAAAGATTCCATCCAGGCCAACCTCTTGGAAGTCACCGTCAAAGACAAGGATCTCGGGAAGGACGACTTCGTCGGAAGAATCCTCTTCGACCTCACCGACGTCCCTCTCCGGTTGCCGCCGGATAGCCCCCTCGCTCCCCAATGGTACAAGCTGGAGGACAAGAAGGGAGACAAGGTGAAGGGAGAGATAATGCTTGCTGTTTGGATGGGGACGCAGGCCGATGAGGCCTTCCCTGAGGCCTGGCACTCCGACGCCCACGGTGTCGGCGTCGAGGGCATGCATCAGACCCGCTCCAAGGTCTACTTCTCGCCGAAGCTGGTCTACCTCCGGGTGCATGTAATTGAGGCACAGGACCTGGTTCCGGTCGACAAGTCCCGGGCGCCGAGTGTGTGGCTCAAGGTCCAGCTTGGAGGTCACCTCCGCCGCACCCGCCCGGCTCCATCGCTCAACCCGGTGTGGAACGAGGAGTTCATGTTCGTGGCGTCGGAGCCGTTCGACGAGCCACTGGTGATCACCGCCGAGGACAAGGAGCCACTAGGCAGGCTGGTGCTGCCGCTGTCGGCCGCCAGCCAGCGCACCGACCACAGCAAGCTTGTCGAGGCCCGCTGGTTCAGTCTAGCCAAACCGACCTCCTCGTCGGAGGAGACCGGCGATggcgagaagaagaaggagcccAAATTCGCAAGCAAGGTCCACCTCCGGCTCTGCCTCGAGACGGGCTACCATGTGCTTGATGAATCCACTCATTACAGCAGCGACCTCCAGCCGGCGGCGAGGCACCTCCGGAAGCCGAGGATTGGGATACTAGAGGTCGGAATTCTCAGCGCCCAGAATCTAATGCCGATGAAGGCCAAGGATGGAAAGCTCACCGATGCCTACTGCGTCGCCAAGTATGGCCCCAAATGGGTTAGAACTCGGACAATTCTCAATAGCCTCGCCCCTCGATGGAATGAGCAGTACTCTTGGGACGTCTTCGACCCCTGCACCGTCATCACCATCGCCGTCTTCGACAATTGCCATATTTCCGGCAGCAAGGACGACGCCAAAGACCAGAGGATCGGCAAGGTCCGAATCCGGCTGTCGACATTGGAAACTGATCGAGTTTATACTCATCTCTATCCTCTTCTAGTCCTCCAGACGTCGGGTCTCAAGAAGACCGGCGAGCTCCATTTGGCAGTGAGGTTCACCTGCACGGCGTGGGTCAACATGGTGACCCTCTACGGGAAGCCGCTGCTCCCGAAGATGCACTACGTGCAGCCCATCCCGGTTATTATATTGGACAACCTCCGGCACCAGGCAATGCAGATTGTCGCCGCCCGGCTGGGCCGCGCCGAGCCCCCCCTCCGAAGGGAGGTGGTGGAGTACATGCTCGATGTGGACTCACACATGTGGAGCCTGCGAAGGAGCAAAGCCAATTTCTTCCGCATCACTGCTCTCCTCTCTGGCCTTGCCGCCCTCGGTCGATGGTTCAACGGAATTCGGAATTGGAGGAACCCCATCACAACAATACTAGTCCATGTCCTGTTTTTAATACTGCTCTGCTCTCCGGAGTTGATCCTGCCAACAATTTTCCTCTACCTGTTCATGATTGGTCTGTGGAACTACCCGCTTAGGCCGCGACGCCCGCCGCACATGGACACAAAGCTGTCCCATGCCGAGCTTGCTCACCCAGACGAGCTTGATGAAGAGTTTGATACATTTCCGACAGGGAAGCCTCCGAACATTGTGAGGATGCGGTACGACAGGCTGAGGAGCGTTGCCGGGCGGGTGCAGACGGTGGCGGGGGACCTTGCGACGCAGGGGGAGCGAGCGCAGGCCCTACTCAGCTGGAGGGACCCAAGGGCGACCGCCATCTTCATCTTGCTGTCGCTGATCGTGGCCATAATCCTCTATGTGACGCCGTTTCAGGTGGTGGCGGTGCTCGTTGGGCTCTATCTGCTTCGCCACCCTAAGTTCAGGTCCAAGATGCCATCGGTGCCATTCAATTTCTACAGAAGGTTGCCCGCCAAGTCTGATATGCTTCTCTGA